In one Colletotrichum destructivum chromosome 2, complete sequence genomic region, the following are encoded:
- a CDS encoding Putative ATP synthase, F1 complex, gamma subunit, protein MLSRAARPALRAAAAAPSRVTASAPINAATFATLREIEGRLKSIRNIEKITKTMKIVASTKLNRAQKAMTDSRVYGATSNEVFDSAETKPLEGEGKKELIIICSSDKGLCGGIHSGLSRTIRRQFAEKETTADLVILGEKCKAQLQRTNAKDIRLNFAGVGKDVPTFADAQAIADQIVQLSGDYSSIKILYNKFINATSYEPTIIEAFSEEAIAASPNFSAFEVDEEVLPNLREYALANSIYWALAEGHACEISARRNAMDNASKNAGDMINKYQILFNRTRQAVITGELVEIITGATASEDM, encoded by the exons ATGCTTTCCCGGGCGGCGAGACCAGCTCTGCgggctgcggctgcggctccCTCGCG AGTCACTGCCAGCGCGCCTATCAACGCTGCCACCTTTGCGACCCTCCGTGAGATCGAAGGCCGCCTCAAGTCCATTCGCAACATCGAGAAGATCACCAAGACGATGAAGATTGTTGCCTCGACCAAGCTCAACCGCGCCCAGAAGGCCATGACCGACTCCCGCGTTTACGGCGCCACCTCCAACGAGGTCTTCGATTCGGCCGAGACCAAGcccctcgagggcgagggcaagaaggagctTATCATCATCTGCTCCTCCGACAAGGGTCTTTGCGGTGGTATTCACTCCGGTCTCTCCCGCACCATCCGTCGCCAgttcgccgagaaggagaccaccgccgacctcgtcatccttGGCGAGAAGTGCAAGGCCCAGCTTCAGCGCACCAACGCGAAGGACATCCGCCTCAACTTTGCCGGTGTCGGCAAGGACGTCCCCACCTTCGCCGATGCCCAAGCCATCGCCGATCAGATCGTCCAGCTCTCGGGCGACTACTCCTCGATTAAGATCCTCTACAACAAGTTCATCAACGCCACCAGCTACGAGCCGACCATCATTGAGGCATTTtccgaggaggccatcgccgcgtCCC CCAACTTCTCCGCCttcgaggttgacgaggaggtcctCCCCAACCTCCGCGAGTACGCCCTGGCCAACTCCATCTACTGGGCTCTGGCCGAGGGCCACGCCTGCGAGATCTCTGCCCGCAGAAACGCCATGGAC AACGCCTCCAAGAACGCTGGTGACATGATCAACAAGTACCAGATTCTCTTCAACCGCACCCGTCAAGCCGTCATTACCGGAGAGCTGGTCGAGATTATCACTGGTGCCACCGCCTCCGAGGACATGTAA